The Pseudomonas sp. FP198 genomic interval GGCCGGTTATTGTTCCAGCCGCGCAGTTTGGAGTTTAGGCACGTTCCGAGGGTTCCGTGACATTTTGCAAAAACATTATTTGAAATCACCTGTTTACGGGCTTCTGCCGGTGGTGGGGCCGTCGACTATGCTTCGGCCTGAGGCGCTCCTTGCCAGTCAGGCATGGGCAGCGCCAGAATGCCGCTATCTGCCCCGCCTGATGTAAGGAAGCCCGATGCCTGATCCTGTTGCTGCCAGCTTGCGTCTAGCGCCCGAAGCGCTGACCCGTCCGTTTTCCGCTGAACAGTTCAGCTTCTCTACCACCAATGATCTGGAGCCCTTTCGCGGTGTGCTTGGCCAGGAACGCGCGGTCGAAGCCTTGCAGTTCGGTGTGGCGATGCCACGCCCCGGTTACAACGTCTTTGTCATGGGCGAGCCCGGCACCGGTCGGTTCTCGTTCGTCAAACGCTACCTCAAGGCCGAGGGCAAGCGCATGCAGACCCCGGCGGACTGGGTCTACGTCAATAACTTCGACGAGCCTCGCGAACCGCGTGCCCTGGAATTGCCGTCGGGCACGGCCGGCGCTTTCATCGCCGACATCAATGGCCTGATCGACAATCTGCTGGCGACTTTTCCGGCGGTGTTCGAGCATCCGTCCTACCAACAGAAAAAAAGCGCGATCGACCGCGCCTTCAATCAGCGCTACGACCGCGCCCTCGATGTGATCGAGCGCCTGGCGTTGGAAAAGGATGTCGCGCTGTACCGTGACAGCAGCAACATCGCCTTCACGCCGATGAGCGAAGGCAAGGCCCTGGATGAAGCGGAATTCGCCCAGTTGCCGGAGGCCGACCGCGAGCGCTTCCATGAGGACATTTCCAGTCTGGAGGAGCGTCTGAACGAAGAGCTCGCCAGCCTGCCGCAATGGAAACGCGAGTCCAACAACCAACTGCGCCAGCTCAACGAAGAAACCATTACCCTGGCCTTGCAGCCGTTGCTCGCGCCGCTCTCGGAAAAATACGCCGAGAATGCCGCCGTCTGCGGTTACCTGCAGGCCATGCAGGTCTACCTGCTCAAGACCGTGGTCGAGCAATTGGTCGACGACAGCAAGACCGACGCCGTCGCGCGCAAATTGCTCGAAGAGCAATACGCGCCGAGCCTGGTGGTCGGGCATCCGGCGAGCGGTGGCGCGCCGGTGGTGTTCGAACCGCACCCGACCTACGACAACCTGTTCGGGCGCATCGAGTACAGCACCGATCAGGGCGCGCTCTACACCACGTATCGGCAGTTGCGCCCGGGTGCCTTGCACCGGGCCAACGGCGGGTTCCTGATTCTTGAGGCGGAAAAGATGCTCGGCGAGCCGTTCGTGTGGGATGCGCTCAAGCGCGCCCTGCAATCGCGCAAGCTGAAGATGGAGTCGCCGTTGGGTGAGCTGGGGCGACTGGCGACGGTCACCCTGACGCCGCAACATATTCCGTTGCAGGTCAAGGTGGTGATCATCGGCGCTCGCCAGCTGTACTACGCCTTGCAGGACCTGGATTCGGACTTCCAGGAAATGTTTCGCGTGCTGGTGGACTTCGACGAAGACATCCCGATGGGCGACGAGAGCCTGGAGCAGTTTGCCCAGTTGCTCAAGACCCGAACTTCGGAGGAGGGCATGGCCCCGCTGACCGCCGATGCGGTGGCGCGCCTGGCCACTTACAGCGCGCGCCTGGCGGAGCATCAGGGGCGCCTGTCGGCGCGGATCGGTGATCTGTTCCAATTGGTCAGCGAGGCGGACTTCATCCGGCAACTGGCCGGCGATGACATGACCGATGCCGGCCACATCGAGCGCGCCCTCAAGGCCAAGGCGACTCGCACCGGACGGGTTTCGGCGCGGATCCTGGACGACATGCTGGCGGGGATCATCCTGATCGATACCGACGGCGCGGCCGTGGGCAAGTGCAACGGGCTGACCGTGCTGGAAGTGGGGGATTCGGCGTTTGGCGTGCCGGCGCGGATTTCCGCCACGGTGTACCCCGGCGGCAGCGGTATCGTCGACATCGAGCGTGAGGTCAACCTCGGCCAGCCGATCCACTCCAAGGGTGTGATGATTCTCACCGGGTACCTGGGCAGCCGTTATGCCCAGGAATTCCCCCTGGCGATTTCGGCCAGCATCGCCCTTGAGCAATCCTATGGTTATGTGGACGGTGACAGCGCCTCCCTGGGCGAGGCTTGCACGTTGATCTCGGCCCTGTCGAAGACGCCGTTGAAGCAGTGCTTCGCCATCACCGGTTCGATCAACCAGTTCGGCGAAGTGCAGGCGGTCGGCGGGGTCAACGAGAAGATCGAAGGGTTCTTCCGCCTCTGCGAAGCCCGCGGGCTGACGGGAGAGCAGGGTGCGATCATCCCCCAGGCCAACGTTGCGACCCTGATGCTCGACGAGAAGGTGCTGGCCGCGGTGCGAGCGGGGCAGTTTCACGTCTATGCCGTGCGCCAGGCCGACGAGGCATTGAGCCTGCTGGTGGGCGAGCCGGCCGGTGAGCCGGATGAAAATGGCGATTTCCCGGAGGGCAGCGTCAATGCTCGCGTGGTGGAGCGGCTACGGGTGATCGCGGAAATGATCAGCGAAGACGACATCAAGGAAGCCGAAAAGGAAATGGCCCAGCAGGCTCTGGCGGAGGCGAAGCCGGCCTGATGTTTTCCTGATTGTCGCAAGTACCCTTGTGGGAGCGAGCCTGCTCGCGAAGGCGGACTGTCGGCCAGTAGTGTTGTTGGCTGACACACCGACTTCGCGAGCAGGCTCGCTCCCACATTGTTTTGGTGGATTATCTGGGAATTGCGTCACCAGTTTGGCGTCAATATTCACACTGTGACCGCTCGGCGCATTCTGGTCTCGAAATCCCTTGCGGCCGGAACTTT includes:
- a CDS encoding Lon protease family protein translates to MPDPVAASLRLAPEALTRPFSAEQFSFSTTNDLEPFRGVLGQERAVEALQFGVAMPRPGYNVFVMGEPGTGRFSFVKRYLKAEGKRMQTPADWVYVNNFDEPREPRALELPSGTAGAFIADINGLIDNLLATFPAVFEHPSYQQKKSAIDRAFNQRYDRALDVIERLALEKDVALYRDSSNIAFTPMSEGKALDEAEFAQLPEADRERFHEDISSLEERLNEELASLPQWKRESNNQLRQLNEETITLALQPLLAPLSEKYAENAAVCGYLQAMQVYLLKTVVEQLVDDSKTDAVARKLLEEQYAPSLVVGHPASGGAPVVFEPHPTYDNLFGRIEYSTDQGALYTTYRQLRPGALHRANGGFLILEAEKMLGEPFVWDALKRALQSRKLKMESPLGELGRLATVTLTPQHIPLQVKVVIIGARQLYYALQDLDSDFQEMFRVLVDFDEDIPMGDESLEQFAQLLKTRTSEEGMAPLTADAVARLATYSARLAEHQGRLSARIGDLFQLVSEADFIRQLAGDDMTDAGHIERALKAKATRTGRVSARILDDMLAGIILIDTDGAAVGKCNGLTVLEVGDSAFGVPARISATVYPGGSGIVDIEREVNLGQPIHSKGVMILTGYLGSRYAQEFPLAISASIALEQSYGYVDGDSASLGEACTLISALSKTPLKQCFAITGSINQFGEVQAVGGVNEKIEGFFRLCEARGLTGEQGAIIPQANVATLMLDEKVLAAVRAGQFHVYAVRQADEALSLLVGEPAGEPDENGDFPEGSVNARVVERLRVIAEMISEDDIKEAEKEMAQQALAEAKPA